CTGCGGCGGTCGTCTCGTGGCCGTTCGCGCGCAGGTCCCCCGCGAGCGCCCGCAACGAGGCGACGAGGTCGTCGGGGTCGTCGTAGCCGCCGGGACGGAGGTCGTCGACGCGCTCGACGCGGGCGCGGACGACGGTGACGGCGCGGCGGTACGGCTCCTCGGGGTAGCGCTCGTCGGCGTCGGCGGCGACCGCCGGCACCGCCTCGCGGTCGGCGGCGACGCGCGCCTCGAACTCGTCGGTGTGGTCGAGGCGCTCGCCCTCCTGGCTGAGCGCGCCCAGCACGTCGGTCAGGGCGTCGACGTAGCGGTCGAGTACCGCCTCGCGTTGAGACTCCAGCGTCTCGCTCGTCACCTCGGGCGTGACGAACGGGTTGCCGTCGCGGTCGGAGCCGGCCCACGAGCGGAAGTCGAGCGTGCCGGCCGCGTCGGCCGCGTCGCTGGCGTCCAGGTCCGGGTGCGCCTCGACCACGCGGTCGGTCAGCGCGGCCTCGGCCTCGGCGGCCACGTCGAACAGCGTGTTCTCCAGGTACCAGCGCACGTCGCGCGCCTCGTCCGTCGGGGTTGGGCGCCGCGGGCGGACCTGCCGCGTCGACCACAGCGTCTCGACCTCCGACTCCAGGTCGCGGTCCAACTCGTCGAACTCGCCGTCGGTGAGGCGGCGTTCGTCCAGGTCACGGAGGATCTCCGCGACCCGTCGGAGCTTCGCCTTCACCGTCTTCCGGCGCGCCTCCGTCGGGTGAGCGGTGAACGTCGGGACGACGCGGACGTCCTCCAGTACCTGCTGGGCGGTGTCGGCGTCGACCTCGGCGAGCGCCTCGGCGGTGCGGTCGAGGCCGTCGCCCAGATCGCCCTCCGCGCGGCCGCGGCGGACCGCCCGGACGCGTTCGCGCTCCTCGGCGACGTTGACGAGTTCGAAGTACGCCGCGTACGCCCGCGCGACCGTCCGGGTCGTCTCCGAGTCCAGCCCCGACAGCCGCTCGCGAACCGGGTCGCGCGACGGGGCGTCGCCACGGCGGTAGTCGATGGAGGCGCGACGGACCTCCTCGACGGTGTCGAACGCCTCCCTCGACGTCTGCCGCTCGAGTACCTCGCCCAGCAGCGCGGCCAGCTCGCGGATGTCGCGACCGACATCCCGCGCATCGAATGACATACACTCGCATGCACGGGGATGAGGGACAACCCTCCCGATAGGGGGCAATATTGCGGGAAATTCCTTCACGATCGAGTAAATCGAACTGGCGACCGGCCGGCGCGCCGCTCGACGGCACGCGAGTCGAATCCCGCCGGGCGTGGCTGTACCGCCCGACGGGGATGGACACGGAACCGGCGACTCGGGTCGGGGTGACGCGGTCGCCAACAGACCGGTTCCGTGGACGCGTCAAGAAGCTCGCTATGAGGGATGTGGAGCGCTCCGGACGGCTCCGTTCTGCACCCGTCCGGAACGGAATCGCGGCCGCGAAGCCACGGCGTGTCGCCGGGGAGGGCATCCCCCCGGTCGGCGCGCGACAGAATCGACGGGAGACGGCCGGGTTCACCCTTTCGTCAGGCTTTTGCGTGGCGCCTCCCGAGAGGGAGCTATGAGCGCAGACGACGACAAGTACCCCGGCGAGTCCGGCCGTCGCCGGTTCGTCAAGGGCGTCGTGGGCGGAGCGGCCCTCGCGGGCGTCGGGGCCACCGGGTCGGCTGCCGTCAACAGCCTCACCACCTCCCCGGGACGCGGCGGGGGTGCCACCGAGGCGATGGCGATCGAGAACACCGCGGGGCCGGCGCCGCGCGGCATGCCGCAGGTCCCCATCGAGATCCAAAGCGACGGGACGATCCAGGGCGTCTGGCCGGAGGTGAGCCAGGAGACGGTGCAGGGCCAGACCATCAACGTCGCCGAGATGGATCTGGGCGGCAAGACGTACTCCTCGGAGTGGTTCCAGTACTGCGGCGTCGAGACGTATCAGGGCATCCAGCCGACCTACGAGTCGGACAACGTCTTCTACGTCGGCGGCGCCCCCGGCTTCGAGTGGCAGAACGAGCTCGAACCCGGCACCGCCCTCAACATCAGCATGTTCGACGACTACGAGACGTGGGGCAACGGGGTCGGCGTCGACGGCATCGGCAAGCCCGGCACCGCCAACTGGCGCTCCCAGGACACCGAGGACACGATCCCGGTGAACGTCCTCCGGTCGACGATCATCGAGCAGCTCGCGGAGAACGGGCAGGCGCCCGCCCCGGACCAGAGGGAGCCGTACACCGTCACCTCGGACGTCCAGCAGTGGCTCCAGGCGTCGACCTCCCAGGGCGTCATCGCGTGGCTCAACAAGTGTACCCACTTCTGTTGCGTGCCCGGCTTCAAGGCCGAGGGCGGCACGAAGTTCAACGCCTCCAACGAGGTGTACTGTCCGTGTCACCAGTCGGTGTACGAGCCGTTCAGCATCGTCCCGACGCTGTTCACCGCGCGCCCGCGCCCCGACGAGTAGACGCGCGCCGACCCGCACCCGACCGCTTTTCCTCGCCGCCCGCGACGACCCGCCCGTGAGCGACGACACCCCCGACACGACCGACGGCGACGACCCCCGCAGCGGCGACCCCGACGGGGACGCGTCCGACAGCGACGCGCCCGCGGACCGGACGTTCGAGCGCGAACTGGCGACCGCTCGCGCCCTCCTCGAGGACGCCGACGACCTCACCGCGCTCCACGTCGGCGTGGTCCGCGGCGACCGCGTGGACACCACGACCGCCCGCCGCAGCGAGGGCGAGCAGGCGGGACTGGAGACGCTGGCGCTGCTTGCCTCCCACCTCCGCACGGTCGCGAACGAAGCCGGCGTCGACGTCGAGACCGTCGCCGGCGACGCCGCCAGCCTCGCGAACGAGGTCGAGGAGTTCCCGACGGACCCGACCGCGGTCCGCGACGATGACGGCGACGGCGACCGCGACGGCGACGACGCGGAGTAGATCGCGACCGACGGTCCGCGTTCGAGACCGACAGCCGCGCTCGACCGCCACACACGCCAGCGACGCCACGTGTCCGCCGCCCGCGACAGCCTTATTGCGATGCACACATTCGTACATTGTACGACCAACACCGACAACGGTGGTTTACAATGAGTATACAGGATCACATCGAGCGCGTGACCGAGGGGGAGGACCTGAGCGTCGCGGAGGCGCGCGAGGCGTCGACGGCGGTGTTCGAGGGGGCGACCGAGGCGCAGATCGGCGCGTTGCTCGCGGGGTTGCGCGCGAAAGGCGAGACGGAGGCCGAGATCGCCGGGTTCGCGCAGGGGATGCGCGAGGCCGCGCGGACGATCGAGCCCGACGCCGGCCCGCTCGTCGACACCTGCGGCACCGGCGGCGACGACTACGACACGATCAACGTCTCGACCACGTCGGCGATCGTCGCCGCCGGGGCGGGCGTCACCGTCGCCAAGCACGGCAACTACTCCGTCTCCTCGTCGTCGGGCTCGGCGGACGTGCTGGAGGTAGCGGGCGTCGAGGTCGACGCCGAGCCGCCGGCCGTCGAGGACGCCATCGAGCGCGACGGCATCGGCTTCATGCTCGCGACGGTGTTCCACCCCGCGATGAAGGCCGTCATCGGCCCGCGCCAGGATCTCGGGATGCGGACGATCTTCAACGTCCTCGGGCCGCTCACCAACCCCGCGGGCGCCGACGCGCAGGTGCTCGGCGTGTACGACCCGGATCTCGTCCCGGTCATCGCCGAGTCGCTCACGCACATGCCCGTCGAGCGCGCGCTCGTCGTCCACGGCGACGGCGCCGACGAGATCGGCCTCCACGGTCCGACGACGGTCGCCGAGGTCGACGGCGACGAGGTCACCGAGTTCACGCTCACGCCCCAGGACATCGGGCTGGAGCCCGCACCCGTCGCGGACATCGCCGGCGGCACGCCCGAGGAGAACGCCGAGGACCTGACCGGGATCGTCCGCGGCGACGTGGCCGGCCCGAAGCGTGACGTGATCCTCGCGAACGCGGGCGCCGCGATCTACGTCGCCGGCCTCGCCGACTCGATCGAGGAGGGAACCGAGGTGGCGGCGAACGCCATCGACGAGGGCGACGCCGCCGCGACGTTCGAGGCGCTCCGGAGCTGATGGTCCGCGTGAAGATCTGCGGCGTCACCAACGGCGCCGACCTCCGCGCGGTCGCCGACGCCGGCGCCGACGCCGTCGGCGTCATCTCCGAGGTGTCGGTCGACACCCCCCGCGAGGTGGACCTCGCGCAGGCGGCGGACCTGCTGTCGATGGCGCCGCCGTTGCTCACGACGGTGCTCGTCACGATGCCCGAGACGCCCGAGGACGCCGTCGACGCCGTCCGGACCGTGACGCCCGACGTGGTCCAGCTCCACGGCGAGTTCTCGCCCGAGGAGATCGGCTACATCCGCGCGGAGACCGAGACGAAGGTCGTCCCGGTCGTCGACTACGACGAGCCCGACCGCGCGCGGAAACTGGACGAGGCCGCCGACGCGCTGCTGGTCGACTCCACCGACGAGGACGGCGGCGGCGGCACCGGGAAGACGGGTGACTGGACGGCCGCGGCCGACCTGCGCCGAGAGCTCGTCTCCCCCGTGATCCTCGCCGGGGGGCTAACCCCCGAGAACGTCGCCGACGCCGCCGCGACCGTCGAGCCGTTCGGCGTCGACGTCGCCAGCGGCGTCGAGCGCTCGCCCGGCGCGAAGGACCACGCGGCCGTCTCGCGGTTCGTCCGCAACGCCGGGCGCGCGCTCGGCGAGGCCGAGGAGGTGTACGAGTGACCCGCGAGGGCGATCAGAGCGAGCCCGGCGTCCACCTCTCGCGTTCGCGCGAGGCGTTCGTCGACCTGGTCGAGTCGGCCGACTGCGACGGCCCGTGCGTCGTCCACGCGACCGCCGAGTTGGGCGTCGACGTGGAGCCGCTGACCGCCTACGCGGCGCTCGCGGACCGCTCGGACCACTCGTTCCTGCTGGAGAGCGCCGAGAAGGTCGCCTCCAGCGACC
This genomic stretch from Halobaculum roseum harbors:
- a CDS encoding Rieske 2Fe-2S domain-containing protein, which produces MSADDDKYPGESGRRRFVKGVVGGAALAGVGATGSAAVNSLTTSPGRGGGATEAMAIENTAGPAPRGMPQVPIEIQSDGTIQGVWPEVSQETVQGQTINVAEMDLGGKTYSSEWFQYCGVETYQGIQPTYESDNVFYVGGAPGFEWQNELEPGTALNISMFDDYETWGNGVGVDGIGKPGTANWRSQDTEDTIPVNVLRSTIIEQLAENGQAPAPDQREPYTVTSDVQQWLQASTSQGVIAWLNKCTHFCCVPGFKAEGGTKFNASNEVYCPCHQSVYEPFSIVPTLFTARPRPDE
- the trpD gene encoding anthranilate phosphoribosyltransferase, producing MSIQDHIERVTEGEDLSVAEAREASTAVFEGATEAQIGALLAGLRAKGETEAEIAGFAQGMREAARTIEPDAGPLVDTCGTGGDDYDTINVSTTSAIVAAGAGVTVAKHGNYSVSSSSGSADVLEVAGVEVDAEPPAVEDAIERDGIGFMLATVFHPAMKAVIGPRQDLGMRTIFNVLGPLTNPAGADAQVLGVYDPDLVPVIAESLTHMPVERALVVHGDGADEIGLHGPTTVAEVDGDEVTEFTLTPQDIGLEPAPVADIAGGTPEENAEDLTGIVRGDVAGPKRDVILANAGAAIYVAGLADSIEEGTEVAANAIDEGDAAATFEALRS
- a CDS encoding phosphoribosylanthranilate isomerase — translated: MVRVKICGVTNGADLRAVADAGADAVGVISEVSVDTPREVDLAQAADLLSMAPPLLTTVLVTMPETPEDAVDAVRTVTPDVVQLHGEFSPEEIGYIRAETETKVVPVVDYDEPDRARKLDEAADALLVDSTDEDGGGGTGKTGDWTAAADLRRELVSPVILAGGLTPENVADAAATVEPFGVDVASGVERSPGAKDHAAVSRFVRNAGRALGEAEEVYE